A genome region from Bufo gargarizans isolate SCDJY-AF-19 chromosome 2, ASM1485885v1, whole genome shotgun sequence includes the following:
- the SPG21 gene encoding maspardin isoform X2, whose amino-acid sequence MGAIKISPDYNWFRSTVPLKRIIVDDDDSKVWSLYDAGPRSVRCPIIFLPPVSGTADIFFHQILALTGWGYRVIALQYPVYWDHLEFCDGFRKLLDDLHLDKVHLFGASLGGFLAQKFAEYTHKSPRVQSLVLCNAFSDTSIFNQTWTANSFWLMPAFMLKKIVLGNFASGPVDPVMADAIDFMVDRLESLSQSELASRLTLNCQNSYVEPHTIRDIAVTIMDVFDQSALSTDAKEEMYKLYPTARRAHLKTGGNFPYLCRSAEVNLYVQIHLRQFHGTRYAAIDPTMMSEEELEVQKGNLHPSEESQETEPLL is encoded by the exons ATGGGAGCCATCAAGATCTCCCCGGACTACAACTGGTTCCGCAGCACCGTGCCACTGAAGAGG ATCATTGTTGATGATGATGACAGTAAAGTGTGGTCCCTGTACGATGCTGGCCCTCGAAGTGTGCGCTGTCCCATTATATTTCTGCCTCCAGTCAGTGGCACAGCGGACATCTTCTTTCATCAGATCCTGGCGCTAACCGGCTGGGGATACAGAGTTATTGCT CTCCAGTACCCTGTATATTGGGATCATCTGGAATTCTGTGACGGATTTAGGAAGCTTCTGGATGATCTGCACTTGGATAAG GTTCACTTGTTTGGCGCATCCCTTGGTGGTTTTCTGGCTCAGAAATTTGCGGAGTACACACACAAGTCTCCCAGGGTCCAGTCCCTCGTCTTGTGCAATGCCTTCAGCGACACCTCCATTTTCAATCAGACTTGGACAGCGAACAG CTTTTGGCTCATGCCTGCATTTATGCTGAAGAAGATTGTCCTGGGAAACTTTGCTTCTGGCCCTGTGGATCCTGTGATGGCAGATGCCATTGACTTTATGGTAGATCGG CTGGAAAGTCTCAGTCAGAGTGAACTTGCATCTCGTCTTACCTTAAATTGCCAGAATTCATACGTTGAGCCACACACAATCCGGGACATTGCTGTCACCATAATGGAT GTATTCGATCAGAGCGCTCTCTCAACAGATGCCAAAGAAGAAATGTACAAGCTGTACCCTACTGCCAGGAGGGCCCACCTGAAAACTGGGGGAAACTTCCCGTACTTGTGCCGGAGTGCAGAAGTCAACCTTTATGTACAA ATTCACCTGCGTCAGTTCCATGGCACCAGATATGCAGCAATAGACCCCACTATGATGAGTGAGGAGGAGTTGGAGGTACAGAAAGGAAACCTCCACCCGAGTGAGGAATCTCAGGAGACTGAACCCTTATTATAA
- the SPG21 gene encoding maspardin isoform X1 → MHGVFTICGFHRYHARLTSTCAHTLWRHSPCIPKEERDVTGSAELCNMGAIKISPDYNWFRSTVPLKRIIVDDDDSKVWSLYDAGPRSVRCPIIFLPPVSGTADIFFHQILALTGWGYRVIALQYPVYWDHLEFCDGFRKLLDDLHLDKVHLFGASLGGFLAQKFAEYTHKSPRVQSLVLCNAFSDTSIFNQTWTANSFWLMPAFMLKKIVLGNFASGPVDPVMADAIDFMVDRLESLSQSELASRLTLNCQNSYVEPHTIRDIAVTIMDVFDQSALSTDAKEEMYKLYPTARRAHLKTGGNFPYLCRSAEVNLYVQIHLRQFHGTRYAAIDPTMMSEEELEVQKGNLHPSEESQETEPLL, encoded by the exons ATGCACGGAGTATTCACAATTTGTGGTTTTCACAGATATCACGCGCGGCTCACGAGTACGTGCGCACACACACTGTGGCGGCATAGTCCATGCATACCTAAGGAAGAACGTGACGTCACCGG ATCTGCCGAACTCTGCAACATGGGAGCCATCAAGATCTCCCCGGACTACAACTGGTTCCGCAGCACCGTGCCACTGAAGAGG ATCATTGTTGATGATGATGACAGTAAAGTGTGGTCCCTGTACGATGCTGGCCCTCGAAGTGTGCGCTGTCCCATTATATTTCTGCCTCCAGTCAGTGGCACAGCGGACATCTTCTTTCATCAGATCCTGGCGCTAACCGGCTGGGGATACAGAGTTATTGCT CTCCAGTACCCTGTATATTGGGATCATCTGGAATTCTGTGACGGATTTAGGAAGCTTCTGGATGATCTGCACTTGGATAAG GTTCACTTGTTTGGCGCATCCCTTGGTGGTTTTCTGGCTCAGAAATTTGCGGAGTACACACACAAGTCTCCCAGGGTCCAGTCCCTCGTCTTGTGCAATGCCTTCAGCGACACCTCCATTTTCAATCAGACTTGGACAGCGAACAG CTTTTGGCTCATGCCTGCATTTATGCTGAAGAAGATTGTCCTGGGAAACTTTGCTTCTGGCCCTGTGGATCCTGTGATGGCAGATGCCATTGACTTTATGGTAGATCGG CTGGAAAGTCTCAGTCAGAGTGAACTTGCATCTCGTCTTACCTTAAATTGCCAGAATTCATACGTTGAGCCACACACAATCCGGGACATTGCTGTCACCATAATGGAT GTATTCGATCAGAGCGCTCTCTCAACAGATGCCAAAGAAGAAATGTACAAGCTGTACCCTACTGCCAGGAGGGCCCACCTGAAAACTGGGGGAAACTTCCCGTACTTGTGCCGGAGTGCAGAAGTCAACCTTTATGTACAA ATTCACCTGCGTCAGTTCCATGGCACCAGATATGCAGCAATAGACCCCACTATGATGAGTGAGGAGGAGTTGGAGGTACAGAAAGGAAACCTCCACCCGAGTGAGGAATCTCAGGAGACTGAACCCTTATTATAA